A region of Methyloversatilis discipulorum DNA encodes the following proteins:
- a CDS encoding magnesium chelatase subunit H — protein MPKLTSRAEPSTADATPVRVVIVTMDTHLASATERARSALRRELPGLELEVHAASEWSDRPEALARCEAAIGGADIVIATMLFMEDHFRPVLPALTARREHCDAMVCAMSAGEVARLTRIGRFDMSAPPSGPMALLKRLRGNAGKGGSSSGERQMRMLRRLPKLLRFIPGTAQDVRAYFLTLQYWLAGSQDNVANMVRFLIDRYADGPRAHLRGRMKPGAPFDYPEVGVYHPRIAQRIAEQVAALPTAPEARGTVGVLLMRSYLLAGNAAHYDGVIAALEARGLSVIPAFATGLDARPAVERFFIRDGRAVVDAVVSLTGFSLVGGPAYNDAKAAEDLLAKLDVPYLAAHPVEFQTLEQWGASERGLLPVENTIMVAIPELDGATSPMVFGGRSAGAGGTCEGCARRCSFPPSEGGRDMHVCAERADMLSDKVARLIALRRAERAQRRVAVVLFNFPPNGGAVGTAAHLSVFASLYRTLGALKREGYQIDMPASEAALRDALLTGNAERFGAPANVHHRIPADEHVRRETWLGEIEAHWGPAPGRDLSDGRHLFVLGARFGNVFVGVQPSFGYEGDPMRLLFEQGFTPTHAFSAFYRWLREDFAAHAVLHFGTHGALEFMPGKQAGLSGACWPDRLIGALPNLYLYASNNPSEGALAKRRSGATLISYMTPPVTQAGLYAGLAELKVSVERWRAREPGSEREAPALAALIQAQAAALELCAATPPWADAETAITTLGLQMHELERTLIPCGLHVVGEAPTETERADLLHAVAQAGHGIELPRAMIAAVMRGDSPERIRAAGGLADDDGTRALIAELTKTNGLLAKDHEVDALVHALDGRFVRPAPGGDLLRTPAVLPTGRNLHGFDPFRIPSAFAVIDGAKQAARLLARHTDDGHPFPESIAMVLWGTDNLKSEGGPIAQALALMGAQPRFDSYGRLVGAQLVPLEELGRPRVDVVITLSGIFRDLMPLQIRMLAEAAFLAASADEPLAHNFVRKHALAFQAANACDLETAALRVFGNAEGAYGSNVNHLIENSRWDDEDELAETYTRRKGHAYGRSGRPVARSALLASVLADVELAYQNLESVELGVTTVDTYFDTLGGISRAVRRARGADAAAAPVYIGDQTLGEGSVRTLDEQVALETRTRMLNPKWYEGMLAHGYEGVRQIEAHITNTMGWSATTGQVSPWVYQQLTQTFVLDEKMRTRLAELNPTAAAKLANRLIEAHDRRYWQPDDSVLARLREAGDELEDRLEGVFQRASA, from the coding sequence ATGCCAAAGCTCACTTCGCGCGCTGAGCCCTCGACCGCTGATGCCACGCCGGTACGCGTGGTCATCGTCACGATGGACACCCATCTGGCCAGTGCCACCGAGCGCGCACGCAGCGCGCTGCGGCGCGAACTGCCCGGTCTGGAACTGGAGGTGCACGCTGCCTCGGAATGGAGCGACCGGCCGGAGGCACTGGCGCGCTGCGAAGCCGCCATCGGCGGCGCCGACATCGTCATCGCCACCATGCTGTTCATGGAGGATCACTTCCGCCCGGTGCTGCCGGCGCTGACCGCGCGTCGCGAACACTGCGATGCCATGGTGTGCGCCATGTCGGCCGGCGAAGTGGCGCGGCTCACCCGCATCGGCCGCTTCGACATGAGCGCGCCGCCGAGCGGCCCGATGGCGCTGCTGAAGCGACTGCGCGGCAACGCCGGCAAGGGCGGCAGCAGTTCCGGCGAACGGCAGATGCGCATGCTGCGCCGCCTGCCCAAGCTGCTGCGCTTCATACCCGGCACCGCACAGGACGTGCGCGCCTACTTCCTGACGCTGCAGTACTGGCTGGCCGGCTCGCAGGACAACGTCGCCAACATGGTGCGCTTCCTGATCGACCGCTACGCCGACGGCCCGCGCGCCCATCTGCGCGGACGCATGAAACCGGGCGCGCCGTTCGACTACCCGGAAGTTGGCGTCTATCACCCGCGCATCGCCCAGCGCATCGCCGAACAGGTCGCCGCGCTGCCGACTGCACCCGAGGCGCGCGGCACGGTCGGCGTGCTGCTGATGCGCTCCTACCTGCTCGCCGGCAACGCCGCCCACTACGACGGCGTGATCGCCGCACTCGAAGCGCGCGGCCTGTCGGTCATTCCCGCCTTCGCCACCGGCCTCGACGCGCGGCCGGCGGTCGAGCGCTTCTTCATCCGTGACGGCCGCGCCGTGGTCGATGCGGTGGTGTCGCTGACCGGCTTCTCGCTGGTCGGCGGACCGGCCTACAACGACGCGAAAGCGGCCGAGGACCTGCTGGCGAAACTGGACGTGCCCTACCTGGCCGCCCACCCGGTGGAGTTCCAGACGCTGGAACAGTGGGGCGCTTCCGAGCGCGGCCTGCTGCCGGTCGAGAACACTATCATGGTGGCCATTCCGGAACTCGACGGCGCCACCAGCCCGATGGTGTTCGGCGGCCGTTCGGCCGGTGCCGGCGGCACCTGCGAAGGCTGTGCGCGCCGCTGCAGCTTCCCGCCCAGCGAAGGCGGACGCGACATGCACGTGTGCGCCGAACGCGCCGACATGCTGTCGGACAAGGTGGCGCGGCTGATCGCGCTGCGCCGCGCCGAACGGGCGCAGCGGCGGGTCGCCGTCGTGCTGTTCAACTTCCCGCCCAATGGCGGCGCGGTCGGCACCGCCGCCCACCTGTCGGTGTTCGCCTCGCTCTACCGCACGCTGGGCGCGCTGAAGCGCGAGGGTTACCAGATCGACATGCCGGCCAGCGAGGCGGCACTGCGCGACGCGCTCCTGACCGGCAATGCCGAGCGCTTCGGTGCGCCGGCCAATGTGCATCACCGGATACCGGCGGACGAACACGTGCGACGCGAAACCTGGCTCGGCGAGATCGAGGCGCACTGGGGTCCGGCGCCCGGCCGCGATCTGAGCGACGGTCGCCACCTGTTCGTGCTCGGCGCGCGCTTTGGCAACGTGTTCGTCGGCGTGCAGCCGTCCTTCGGTTACGAAGGCGATCCGATGCGTCTGCTGTTCGAACAGGGCTTCACGCCGACGCATGCTTTCTCCGCCTTCTACCGCTGGCTGCGCGAGGACTTCGCCGCCCATGCCGTGCTGCACTTCGGCACCCACGGCGCGCTCGAATTCATGCCGGGCAAACAGGCCGGCCTGTCCGGCGCCTGCTGGCCCGACCGCCTGATCGGCGCGCTGCCCAACCTCTACCTGTACGCCTCGAACAACCCGTCCGAGGGCGCGCTGGCCAAGCGCCGCTCCGGCGCCACGCTGATCAGCTACATGACGCCGCCGGTCACCCAGGCCGGTCTGTACGCCGGGTTGGCCGAACTGAAGGTATCGGTCGAGCGCTGGCGCGCACGCGAGCCGGGCAGCGAGCGCGAAGCACCGGCACTGGCCGCGCTGATCCAGGCGCAGGCGGCGGCGCTCGAACTGTGTGCGGCGACGCCGCCGTGGGCCGACGCTGAAACCGCCATCACGACGCTGGGCCTGCAGATGCACGAACTGGAGCGCACCCTCATCCCCTGCGGTCTGCATGTGGTGGGCGAAGCGCCGACAGAAACCGAGCGCGCCGACCTGCTGCACGCGGTCGCCCAGGCCGGTCACGGCATCGAACTGCCGCGCGCGATGATTGCCGCCGTCATGCGCGGCGACAGCCCGGAGCGCATCCGCGCCGCTGGCGGCCTGGCCGATGACGACGGCACGCGCGCACTGATTGCCGAACTGACGAAGACGAACGGCCTGCTGGCCAAGGACCACGAGGTCGATGCGCTGGTGCACGCGCTGGACGGCCGCTTCGTGCGCCCGGCCCCCGGCGGCGATCTGCTGCGCACGCCGGCGGTGCTGCCGACCGGCCGCAACCTGCACGGCTTCGACCCCTTCCGCATCCCGAGCGCCTTCGCCGTGATCGATGGCGCGAAGCAGGCGGCCCGGCTGCTCGCCCGCCACACCGACGACGGCCACCCCTTCCCGGAATCCATCGCCATGGTGCTGTGGGGCACCGACAACCTGAAGAGCGAGGGCGGGCCGATCGCGCAGGCGCTGGCGCTGATGGGCGCGCAGCCGCGCTTCGACAGCTACGGCCGGCTGGTCGGTGCGCAGCTCGTACCGCTGGAAGAACTGGGCCGGCCGCGGGTCGACGTCGTGATCACGCTGTCCGGCATCTTCCGCGACCTGATGCCGCTGCAGATCCGCATGCTGGCCGAAGCCGCCTTCCTCGCCGCCAGCGCCGACGAGCCGCTGGCGCACAACTTCGTCCGCAAGCACGCGCTGGCCTTCCAGGCCGCCAACGCCTGCGACCTCGAAACCGCCGCGCTGCGCGTGTTCGGCAATGCCGAAGGCGCTTACGGCTCGAACGTGAATCACCTGATCGAGAACAGCCGCTGGGACGACGAGGACGAACTGGCGGAGACCTATACCCGCCGCAAGGGCCACGCCTACGGCCGCAGCGGCCGTCCGGTCGCCCGCAGCGCACTGCTCGCCAGCGTGCTGGCCGACGTCGAACTGGCCTACCAGAACCTCGAGTCGGTCGAACTGGGCGTGACCACGGTCGACACCTACTTCGACACGCTGGGCGGCATCTCCCGCGCGGTGCGCCGGGCGCGCGGTGCCGACGCCGCGGCGGCCCCGGTCTACATCGGCGACCAGACCCTGGGCGAAGGATCGGTGCGCACGCTGGACGAACAGGTGGCGCTGGAAACGCGCACCCGCATGCTGAACCCGAAGTGGTACGAGGGCATGCTGGCGCACGGCTACGAAGGCGTGCGCCAGATCGAAGCCCACATCACCAACACCATGGGCTGGTCGGCCACCACCGGCCAGGTATCGCCCTGGGTGTACCAGCAGCTGACGCAGACCTTCGTGCTCGACGAAAAGATGCGCACCCGGCTGGCCGAACTGAATCCCACCGCCGCCGCCAAGCTCGCCAACCGGCTGATCGAGGCGCACGACCGACGTTACTGGCAGCCGGACGACAGCGTGCTCGCACGCCTGCGCGAAGCCGGCGACGAACTGGAAGACCGCCTCGAAGGCGTGTTCCAGCGGGCCAGCGCATGA
- the bchB gene encoding ferredoxin:protochlorophyllide reductase (ATP-dependent) subunit B, whose protein sequence is MQLTLWTYEGPPHIGAMRIATSMRDLHYVLHAPQGDTYADLLFTMIERQDRRPPVTYTTFQARDLGGSTAELVKAAVAEAFERFRPAALLVGDSCTAELIQDQSGALAAGMQLPIPVVALELPAYSKKENWGAAETFYHLVRALLADQVPAPGSKRPPRDPARRPRANLLGPTVLGFRCRDDVTEIRRLLDALGIDVNVVAPLGASVDDLRRLPDADFNIDLYPEVSRTLTGWLNRSFGMPATRTIPMGVGATRDFIAEVAALAGVDPSPLLGGETPGAAGRSSSASRQPWYARSVDSTYLTGKRVFIFADATHAIAAARIAAEEMGFTVVGLGCYARDFARDVREAAARYGVEALISDDYLEVEKAIAAAAPELVLGTQMERHIAKRLGIACAVISSPIHVQDVPARYSPVYGFEGANVLFDSWVHPLVMGLEEHLLQMFRDDFEFNDAAPASHLPAVAAQTMAVAELGMSDADDGPAWTADGERELKKIPFFVRGKARRNTESYARSRGLSTITVETLYDAKAHFAR, encoded by the coding sequence ATGCAGCTCACGCTCTGGACCTACGAAGGACCGCCGCACATCGGTGCCATGCGCATCGCCACCTCGATGCGCGACCTGCACTACGTGCTGCACGCACCGCAGGGCGATACCTATGCCGACCTGCTGTTCACGATGATCGAACGGCAGGACCGTCGTCCGCCGGTCACCTACACCACCTTCCAGGCGCGCGACCTCGGTGGCAGCACCGCCGAACTGGTGAAGGCGGCGGTCGCCGAAGCCTTCGAGCGCTTCCGCCCGGCCGCACTGCTGGTCGGCGATTCCTGCACCGCCGAACTGATACAGGACCAGTCCGGCGCGCTGGCCGCCGGCATGCAGTTGCCGATACCGGTGGTGGCACTGGAACTGCCCGCCTATTCCAAGAAGGAAAACTGGGGCGCCGCCGAAACCTTCTATCACCTGGTGCGCGCCCTGCTCGCCGACCAGGTGCCCGCGCCCGGAAGCAAGCGCCCGCCGCGCGACCCGGCACGGCGTCCGCGCGCCAACCTGCTCGGCCCGACCGTGCTCGGCTTCCGCTGCCGCGACGACGTGACCGAAATCCGCCGCCTGCTCGACGCGCTCGGCATAGACGTGAACGTGGTGGCGCCGCTCGGCGCGTCGGTCGACGATCTGCGCCGGCTGCCGGATGCCGACTTCAACATCGATCTCTACCCGGAGGTGTCGCGCACGCTGACCGGCTGGCTGAACCGCAGCTTCGGCATGCCGGCGACACGGACGATACCGATGGGCGTCGGCGCCACGCGCGACTTCATCGCCGAAGTCGCCGCACTGGCCGGCGTCGATCCGTCGCCGCTGCTGGGCGGCGAAACGCCGGGCGCCGCCGGCCGCAGCAGTTCGGCCTCGCGCCAGCCCTGGTATGCGCGCTCGGTCGATTCGACCTATCTGACCGGCAAGCGGGTATTCATCTTCGCCGACGCCACGCACGCGATCGCCGCGGCACGCATCGCGGCGGAAGAGATGGGCTTCACCGTGGTCGGCCTCGGCTGCTACGCCCGCGACTTCGCCCGCGACGTGCGCGAGGCGGCTGCGCGCTACGGGGTCGAGGCGCTGATCAGCGACGACTACCTCGAAGTCGAGAAGGCCATCGCCGCCGCCGCGCCCGAACTGGTGCTCGGCACGCAGATGGAGCGCCACATCGCCAAGCGGCTGGGCATCGCCTGCGCCGTCATCTCGAGCCCGATCCACGTGCAGGACGTGCCGGCCCGCTACAGCCCGGTGTACGGCTTCGAAGGCGCCAACGTGCTGTTCGACAGCTGGGTGCATCCGCTGGTGATGGGGCTGGAAGAACACCTGCTGCAGATGTTCCGCGACGACTTCGAATTCAACGACGCCGCCCCCGCCTCGCACCTGCCTGCCGTCGCCGCACAGACGATGGCGGTGGCCGAACTGGGCATGAGCGACGCGGACGACGGTCCGGCCTGGACCGCAGACGGCGAGCGCGAACTGAAGAAGATTCCGTTCTTCGTCCGCGGCAAGGCGCGCCGCAATACCGAAAGCTACGCCCGCAGCCGCGGACTGAGCACCATCACGGTGGAGACGCTCTACGATGCCAAAGCTCACTTCGCGCGCTGA
- a CDS encoding ferredoxin:protochlorophyllide reductase (ATP-dependent) subunit N: MSNLHDIPVATRSGCDERPVLRERGQREVFCGLTGIVWLHRKLQDAFFLVVGSRTCAHLIQSAAGVMIFAEPRFGTAILTDRDLAGMADANDELDRLCVTLLERRPEIRTLFLVGSCPSEVIKLDLARAAERLNARLLPQVRVLSYSGSGIETTFTQGEDAALRTFVPLMPHTDARQLMVVGCLPDIVEDQFRRQFEQLGIADVVFLPGRRAADVPAIGPNTDLLPAQPFNGDTVRALVARGARLLRAPYPFGAEGTTAWLQAAARAWGVSPAAFDAVTGPARARAETALARQRPLLAGRSLFMLPDSQLEPSLARFLHRELGMRLIEVGTPFLDRQMVSEELALLPDDIVLSEGQHLDRQLDRVRAARPDLTVCGLGLANPLEAEGLATKWSIELVFSPIHGYDQAGDLAELFARPFARRARLAV; this comes from the coding sequence ATGAGCAATCTGCACGACATTCCGGTCGCCACCCGCAGCGGCTGCGACGAGCGCCCTGTGCTGCGCGAACGCGGCCAGCGCGAAGTGTTCTGCGGCCTCACCGGCATCGTCTGGCTGCACCGCAAGCTGCAGGACGCCTTCTTCCTGGTGGTCGGCTCGCGTACCTGCGCCCACCTGATCCAGTCCGCCGCCGGCGTCATGATCTTCGCCGAACCGCGCTTCGGCACCGCCATCCTGACCGACCGCGACCTGGCCGGCATGGCCGACGCCAACGACGAACTCGACCGCCTGTGCGTCACGCTGCTGGAGCGCCGGCCGGAAATCCGCACGCTCTTCCTGGTCGGCTCCTGCCCGTCGGAAGTGATCAAGCTCGACCTCGCACGCGCCGCCGAAAGGCTCAACGCCCGGCTGCTGCCGCAGGTGCGCGTGCTCAGCTATTCCGGTTCCGGCATCGAAACGACCTTCACCCAGGGCGAGGACGCCGCGCTGCGCACCTTCGTACCGCTGATGCCGCACACCGACGCGCGCCAGCTGATGGTGGTCGGCTGTCTGCCGGACATCGTCGAGGACCAGTTCCGCCGCCAGTTCGAACAGCTGGGCATCGCCGACGTGGTGTTCCTGCCGGGCCGCCGCGCCGCCGACGTGCCGGCGATCGGACCGAACACCGACCTGCTGCCGGCCCAGCCTTTCAATGGCGACACCGTGCGCGCGCTGGTCGCCCGCGGCGCCCGGCTGCTGCGCGCGCCCTACCCGTTCGGCGCCGAAGGCACGACCGCCTGGCTGCAAGCGGCCGCCCGCGCCTGGGGCGTAAGCCCGGCCGCATTCGACGCGGTGACCGGCCCGGCACGTGCGCGTGCCGAAACGGCGCTGGCGCGGCAACGCCCGCTGCTGGCCGGGCGCAGCCTGTTCATGCTGCCGGACTCGCAGCTCGAACCTTCGCTCGCCCGCTTCCTGCATCGCGAACTGGGCATGCGGCTGATCGAGGTCGGCACACCCTTCCTCGACCGCCAGATGGTGAGCGAAGAACTGGCGCTGCTGCCCGACGACATCGTGCTCAGCGAAGGCCAGCACCTGGACCGCCAGCTCGACCGCGTCCGTGCCGCCCGGCCCGACCTCACCGTATGCGGCCTCGGCCTGGCCAATCCGCTGGAAGCCGAAGGGCTGGCGACCAAGTGGTCGATCGAACTGGTGTTCTCGCCGATACACGGCTACGACCAGGCGGGCGACCTGGCCGAACTGTTCGCCCGCCCGTTCGCGCGCCGCGCACGGCTGGCCGTCTGA
- the bchF gene encoding 2-vinyl bacteriochlorophyllide hydratase — translation MRNREASPAMRHTPLYTPEERRRRDESPWTLVQGVLAPVQFVAFAISLVLVLRYLWSGEGLQAATWSVVIKTLLLYAIMVTGSIWEKAVFGVWLFARPFFWEDVFSFAVLALHSAYLVALATGTLDATGLMWLALAAYFTYVINAGQFLLKLRAARLDTATPTARNHGAVVQA, via the coding sequence ATGCGCAACAGAGAGGCCTCACCGGCGATGCGGCACACACCGCTCTACACGCCGGAAGAACGCCGCCGGCGGGACGAATCACCCTGGACCCTGGTGCAGGGGGTGCTTGCGCCGGTGCAGTTCGTCGCCTTCGCGATCAGCCTCGTCCTCGTGCTGCGCTATCTGTGGTCCGGCGAAGGCTTGCAGGCGGCGACCTGGTCGGTGGTGATCAAGACCTTGCTGCTGTACGCCATCATGGTCACCGGCTCGATCTGGGAAAAGGCGGTGTTCGGCGTCTGGCTGTTCGCCCGCCCCTTCTTCTGGGAAGACGTATTCAGCTTCGCCGTGCTGGCACTGCACAGCGCCTATCTGGTCGCGCTGGCAACCGGCACGCTGGACGCGACCGGCCTGATGTGGCTGGCGCTGGCCGCCTACTTCACCTACGTCATCAACGCCGGACAGTTCCTGCTCAAGCTGCGCGCCGCGCGGCTCGACACGGCGACTCCGACGGCCCGCAACCACGGCGCGGTGGTGCAGGCATGA
- a CDS encoding cobalamin B12-binding domain-containing protein: MSHFGGPPIGPPVFAAPDWLGDLAQTIEAEIIPRLMLAHGDLVDLPPAGAGATTISARETHEFANLVLAQDAGVVRSCVQAIRARGVEPRVICLDLLAPAARRLGELWEADLCDFTQVTLGLWRIQQVLHDVSPSFRSDLHSGETGRRVLLATLPGEQHTFGMSMVADFFRQRRWDVRLDTPGPRGEALRLLRAERFDLVGVSLGSETRFDELAEWITAARRVSLQRDIVVMVGGPIFASRPEWVPLVGADATARDASAAVDVAEALLPVRFAHG, encoded by the coding sequence GTGAGCCACTTCGGTGGGCCGCCGATCGGACCGCCCGTATTTGCCGCCCCCGACTGGCTGGGGGATCTGGCGCAGACGATCGAAGCGGAAATAATTCCGCGGCTGATGCTGGCGCACGGCGACCTGGTCGATCTGCCGCCGGCCGGGGCGGGCGCAACCACCATCTCGGCGCGCGAAACCCACGAATTCGCCAACCTCGTGCTGGCACAGGATGCCGGCGTCGTACGCAGCTGCGTACAGGCGATCCGCGCCCGCGGCGTCGAGCCACGGGTCATCTGTCTCGACTTGCTGGCGCCTGCAGCGCGCCGGCTCGGCGAACTGTGGGAAGCCGATCTGTGCGATTTCACGCAGGTCACGCTCGGCCTGTGGCGGATCCAGCAGGTGCTGCACGACGTCAGCCCGAGTTTCCGCAGCGATCTGCATTCGGGCGAGACAGGCCGCCGCGTGCTGCTCGCCACCTTGCCGGGGGAGCAGCACACCTTCGGCATGTCCATGGTGGCCGACTTCTTCCGCCAGCGCCGCTGGGACGTGCGACTCGACACACCGGGTCCGCGCGGCGAAGCGCTGCGCCTGCTGCGCGCCGAGCGCTTCGATCTGGTGGGCGTATCACTCGGTAGCGAAACGCGCTTCGACGAACTGGCGGAATGGATCACCGCGGCTCGCCGGGTGTCGCTGCAACGCGACATCGTGGTGATGGTCGGCGGCCCGATTTTCGCCAGCCGGCCGGAGTGGGTGCCGCTGGTCGGCGCCGACGCGACGGCGCGCGACGCCAGCGCCGCGGTCGATGTGGCCGAAGCATTGCTGCCTGTGCGATTTGCGCATGGGTGA
- the ppsR gene encoding transcriptional regulator PpsR — protein MGLLHGVDAESAARLIAAASDVALLLDDKGVIRDLAFNDGALLPEAGARWLGRRWTEVVTVESRPKVEALLQDAASGESRRARHVNHPVQGGSDLPLLYSTVRIGHDGTVVALGRDLTALSMLQQRLVDAQQSIERDYARLRQLEARYRLLFQMTSEAVLVVDTVSQRIVEANAAANRMLGEDARSVVGRNFPEGLDDAGNQAVQGLFAAVRANGRSDDVRVRGPGGGDWLVAASLVRQDAASLYLVRLSQVGATGTESGERMSVVDAVEMVPDAFVLTGEDGVILTANQAFVDLAQLASIEQARTQSLERWLGRPGVDFKVLMVNVRQHGSIRLFSTVLRGEHGSDVDVEVSAVAVDRGDHPCIGFTVRGVSRRIEPEPRISREMPRSVEQLTGLVGRVSLKDLVRESTDLIEKLCIEAALDMTHDNRASAAEMLGLSRQSLYVKLRRYGIGDLNPDQGDEGGQEPGEE, from the coding sequence ATGGGTTTGCTTCATGGCGTGGACGCCGAGTCGGCTGCTCGACTCATTGCCGCTGCCTCCGACGTAGCGCTGTTGCTTGACGACAAGGGCGTCATCCGCGACCTTGCATTCAACGACGGCGCGCTGCTGCCCGAGGCAGGCGCGCGCTGGCTGGGGCGCCGCTGGACCGAGGTGGTGACGGTCGAGAGCCGTCCGAAGGTCGAAGCGCTGCTGCAGGACGCAGCGAGCGGCGAAAGCCGCCGTGCGCGGCACGTCAATCATCCGGTGCAAGGCGGCAGCGATCTGCCGCTGCTCTATTCGACCGTGCGCATCGGTCACGACGGCACGGTCGTCGCGCTCGGCCGCGACCTGACGGCGCTGTCCATGCTGCAGCAGCGGCTGGTCGACGCGCAGCAGTCGATCGAGCGCGACTATGCCCGCCTGCGCCAGCTCGAGGCGCGCTACCGCCTGCTGTTCCAGATGACGTCTGAAGCGGTGCTGGTGGTCGATACCGTCAGCCAGCGCATCGTCGAGGCGAATGCAGCCGCCAACCGGATGCTGGGCGAGGATGCGCGCAGCGTGGTCGGGCGCAACTTCCCCGAAGGGCTGGATGACGCCGGCAATCAGGCGGTGCAGGGACTGTTCGCGGCGGTGCGTGCCAACGGTCGTTCCGACGACGTGCGCGTGCGCGGGCCGGGTGGTGGCGACTGGCTGGTGGCCGCCTCGCTGGTACGACAGGACGCCGCATCGCTGTATCTGGTGCGGCTGTCGCAGGTCGGTGCCACCGGCACCGAATCGGGCGAGCGGATGTCGGTGGTCGATGCGGTCGAAATGGTGCCGGACGCTTTCGTACTGACTGGCGAGGACGGCGTCATCCTGACCGCCAACCAGGCCTTCGTCGATCTCGCCCAGCTGGCGAGCATCGAACAGGCCCGTACGCAGTCGCTGGAGCGCTGGCTCGGCCGCCCGGGTGTCGATTTCAAGGTGCTGATGGTGAATGTGCGCCAGCACGGGTCCATCCGTCTCTTTTCAACCGTGCTGCGTGGCGAGCACGGTTCGGACGTCGACGTCGAGGTATCGGCGGTGGCGGTGGACCGCGGCGATCACCCGTGCATCGGCTTCACCGTGCGCGGCGTCAGTCGCCGCATCGAACCGGAACCGCGGATCAGCCGCGAGATGCCGCGTTCGGTCGAGCAGCTGACCGGTCTGGTCGGTCGCGTGTCGCTGAAAGATCTGGTGCGCGAATCGACCGATCTGATCGAGAAGCTGTGCATCGAGGCGGCGCTCGACATGACACACGACAACCGCGCGTCGGCCGCCGAAATGCTCGGCCTGAGCCGGCAGAGCCTGTACGTGAAGCTGCGCCGCTATGGCATCGGCGACCTCAACCCCGATCAGGGCGACGAGGGCGGGCAGGAGCCGGGCGAGGAGTGA
- the chlG gene encoding chlorophyll synthase ChlG codes for MTRPALSAVAELLKPITWFPPMWAFGCGVVASGLPAGERWQVVLLGVLLAGPLVCATSQAVNDWFDRHVDAINEPQRPIPSGRMPGHWGLYIAVIWTALSLAVATALGPWGFAAAAVGLLLAWAYSAPPLRLKANGWWGNSACALCYEGLAWVTGAAVMAGGAMPDLRSLLLAGLYSAGAHGIMTLNDFKSVDGDRRMGIASLPVQLGVARAGRVACWVMAVPQVVVVALLAYWGAPAHAALVGLLLGAQLMLMSRLLDDPRGRAPWYNGTGITLYVLGMLVSAFALRALGGD; via the coding sequence ATGACACGTCCAGCCCTCTCTGCCGTTGCCGAACTGCTCAAGCCCATCACCTGGTTTCCGCCGATGTGGGCTTTCGGTTGTGGCGTCGTCGCCTCCGGCCTGCCGGCCGGTGAGCGCTGGCAGGTCGTGCTGCTCGGCGTGCTGCTGGCGGGGCCGCTGGTCTGTGCGACCAGCCAGGCGGTGAACGACTGGTTCGACCGTCACGTCGATGCGATCAACGAGCCGCAGCGTCCGATTCCATCGGGTCGCATGCCCGGTCACTGGGGTCTCTATATCGCGGTCATCTGGACCGCGCTGTCGCTCGCGGTGGCGACCGCGCTCGGTCCCTGGGGCTTTGCCGCCGCCGCTGTCGGCCTGCTGCTGGCCTGGGCCTACAGCGCGCCGCCGCTGCGGCTGAAGGCCAACGGCTGGTGGGGCAACAGCGCCTGCGCCCTCTGTTACGAGGGGCTGGCCTGGGTCACCGGAGCCGCCGTGATGGCCGGCGGCGCCATGCCCGACCTGCGCAGCCTGCTGCTGGCCGGTCTGTACAGTGCCGGCGCGCACGGCATCATGACCTTGAACGATTTCAAGTCGGTCGATGGCGACCGCCGCATGGGCATCGCTTCGCTGCCGGTGCAACTGGGCGTTGCGCGCGCCGGCCGCGTCGCCTGCTGGGTGATGGCGGTGCCGCAGGTCGTGGTCGTCGCGCTGCTCGCCTACTGGGGCGCGCCGGCGCACGCCGCGCTGGTGGGCCTGCTGCTCGGCGCGCAGCTGATGCTGATGTCCCGTCTGCTCGACGATCCGCGCGGTCGAGCGCCCTGGTACAACGGCACCGGCATCACGCTCTACGTGCTCGGCATGCTGGTGAGCGCCTTCGCGCTGCGCGCGCTCGGAGGCGACTGA